In the Thermococcus sp. MAR1 genome, one interval contains:
- a CDS encoding COG2426 family protein produces MNGFLEVFLLSLVPTFEGRYAIVYGIGRGYPLWETLLSAFLGVLLLSLLLPALLPYIDRLMLWLEGTFLRKVAHPYLYYVERVRKKAHPYVERWGFIGLTIFVAIPLPGTGVWTGALAAYLLAIEKRQTVPALILGGLLSMAITLFPALGIFG; encoded by the coding sequence ATGAACGGCTTCCTTGAGGTGTTCCTCCTCTCGCTGGTTCCAACCTTCGAAGGCAGGTACGCGATAGTCTACGGCATTGGGAGGGGTTACCCCCTCTGGGAGACCCTTCTGAGTGCCTTCCTCGGAGTTCTGCTCCTCTCGCTTCTCCTGCCAGCTCTGCTCCCCTACATAGACAGGCTGATGCTCTGGCTTGAGGGAACCTTCCTGAGAAAGGTGGCCCACCCCTACCTCTACTACGTTGAAAGAGTGAGAAAAAAGGCCCACCCCTACGTCGAGAGGTGGGGCTTCATCGGGCTGACGATTTTTGTTGCAATCCCTCTCCCCGGGACGGGCGTATGGACTGGAGCTTTAGCGGCCTACCTGCTTGCCATAGAAAAGAGGCAGACGGTTCCTGCTTTAATCCTCGGTGGACTCTTGAGCATGGCGATAACACTGTTCCCTGCACTGGGGATTTTTGGATAA
- a CDS encoding immunoglobulin-like domain-containing protein, with the protein MGASYRLYRLENGRWEELNLGFSFTGIGYTIPPGSNWSQTVPLVTHVSDGAGKLEPLPPGRYRITKTVIIDRGRCGRGSSEITLSAEFEVVG; encoded by the coding sequence GTGGGTGCCTCGTACAGGCTCTACCGCCTGGAAAACGGGAGATGGGAAGAACTCAACCTCGGGTTCTCGTTCACTGGTATAGGCTACACGATACCTCCCGGCAGTAACTGGAGCCAAACCGTGCCCCTCGTTACACACGTTTCTGACGGTGCCGGGAAGCTTGAGCCGTTGCCGCCCGGTAGGTACAGGATTACAAAGACCGTCATCATCGACAGGGGACGCTGCGGGAGGGGGAGCAGTGAGATAACCCTCTCCGCTGAGTTCGAGGTGGTCGGATGA
- a CDS encoding aromatic amino acid transport family protein — translation MPVTDGIPRRKVTTSHGRYYAERMALARRKKLRRKVALIQLMRKRKGVAAIRTSTIRVEKTHISKNEALAILVGTQIGAGVLGLPYAASKVGLIPALGVLTGVMLLMLATAFIVLKFSAEMGGAQMSTMANRVLGRAGGWLMYLSIFIMSFGALLAYIAGMGSVFASLFGVSDTLGAAIFWVLASFVVYRGLEASGKTELIMSYVMLALFIGVTMMLLPHAELSNGLYTNLGGVLSITGVAIFALGCHTIIPDVYKGLGSYKETKKIIVLAFLIPTAIYAVFMAAFLIAFGKETPEIATQGLELLYGHPGRIIGNLIPLLAITTSYIGIALAQQSNSEEFVRLGRKAAWALTVVPPAVLYFAGVRNFADVLAFAGDTGDMLAFIVLPILMWLAAKLRR, via the coding sequence ATGCCAGTGACCGATGGAATACCTAGAAGAAAGGTCACCACTTCGCACGGGCGTTATTACGCCGAGAGAATGGCACTCGCGAGGAGAAAGAAGCTCAGAAGAAAGGTCGCACTGATACAGCTCATGAGGAAGAGGAAGGGGGTCGCGGCGATAAGGACGAGCACCATAAGGGTGGAGAAGACCCACATCTCGAAGAACGAGGCGCTGGCAATACTGGTTGGAACCCAGATAGGGGCGGGTGTTCTCGGCCTGCCCTACGCGGCGAGCAAGGTCGGCCTCATCCCCGCACTGGGGGTTCTCACGGGCGTTATGCTCCTCATGCTCGCGACGGCGTTCATAGTTCTCAAGTTCTCCGCAGAGATGGGCGGGGCACAGATGAGTACCATGGCCAACAGAGTACTCGGAAGGGCCGGCGGGTGGCTGATGTATCTAAGCATATTCATAATGAGCTTTGGGGCGCTCTTGGCGTACATAGCCGGGATGGGGAGCGTTTTCGCTAGTCTCTTCGGGGTCAGCGATACACTGGGAGCAGCGATATTCTGGGTACTGGCTTCCTTCGTCGTCTACCGCGGGCTTGAGGCAAGCGGAAAGACCGAACTGATAATGAGCTACGTCATGCTGGCCCTCTTCATCGGCGTCACCATGATGCTCCTTCCTCACGCAGAACTCAGCAACGGCCTCTACACCAACCTCGGTGGAGTGCTCAGCATAACCGGTGTGGCGATCTTTGCCCTCGGCTGTCACACCATAATCCCCGACGTCTACAAGGGGCTCGGAAGTTACAAGGAGACCAAGAAGATCATCGTGCTCGCTTTCCTCATTCCGACGGCCATCTACGCGGTCTTCATGGCGGCGTTCCTGATAGCCTTTGGAAAGGAGACACCTGAGATAGCCACGCAGGGGCTCGAACTACTCTACGGCCATCCCGGCAGAATCATCGGCAACCTCATCCCTCTCCTTGCGATAACCACGAGCTACATAGGCATCGCGCTTGCACAGCAGAGCAACAGCGAAGAGTTCGTGAGGCTTGGCAGGAAGGCTGCCTGGGCACTCACTGTGGTTCCACCGGCGGTTCTATACTTCGCGGGCGTCAGGAACTTCGCCGATGTGCTGGCCTTCGCAGGCGACACCGGTGATATGCTAGCATTCATAGTGCTCCCAATCCTGATGTGGCTCGCGGCGAAGCTCCGCCGCTAA
- a CDS encoding ASCH domain-containing protein, producing the protein MLIDGSYKSRILRGDKVTTIRYGDYKAKPGSEIYLVITPSDTAIAKVRITRVEKKKVRELTNEDARLDGFSDVKELLRELGKIYGELYGDDEVTVIGFEVIKRFEDGIPLKWLKGLNYREPGEIARLYLENQEKLNLNRETDFILRRIYNEGLGRAVRTFGPKKVQGALLKAYHALYAEGVI; encoded by the coding sequence ATGCTGATTGATGGTTCGTACAAATCGAGAATCCTGCGCGGGGACAAGGTCACCACGATACGCTACGGTGACTACAAAGCGAAACCGGGAAGCGAGATTTACCTGGTGATAACGCCGAGTGATACCGCCATAGCAAAGGTCAGGATAACCCGCGTCGAGAAAAAGAAAGTTAGAGAGCTTACCAACGAGGATGCAAGGCTCGACGGCTTCTCCGATGTTAAAGAGCTCCTCCGTGAGCTGGGCAAGATATACGGCGAGCTCTACGGCGATGATGAGGTTACGGTGATAGGGTTTGAGGTTATAAAGCGCTTCGAGGACGGAATACCCCTCAAATGGCTCAAGGGCCTGAACTACCGCGAGCCGGGTGAGATAGCGAGACTCTACCTTGAAAATCAGGAAAAACTCAACCTCAACCGCGAAACTGATTTCATACTGCGCAGGATATACAACGAGGGCCTTGGAAGGGCCGTTAGAACCTTCGGGCCGAAAAAAGTCCAGGGGGCGCTGCTCAAGGCATATCATGCGCTCTACGCGGAGGGGGTAATCTGA
- a CDS encoding immunoglobulin-like domain-containing protein, translated as MRKVLPVLLIFLLISVGYHLASSGNGTSDLSPKDEPAVTTLPENPMKLDKTVYSPNDTMVMTITNNGNANFTTGYAFKLYKLENGTWKEVPVNLMFIEIAIIIEPGKSWEQRVKLSSLNLKPGHYKIEKTVVVTEPVNKMSMGIKAWAEFDVRG; from the coding sequence GTGAGGAAGGTTCTCCCGGTCCTGCTGATATTCCTTCTGATTTCGGTTGGATACCACCTTGCCTCATCGGGAAACGGGACCTCGGATCTTTCCCCAAAGGACGAACCTGCAGTTACAACGCTCCCTGAAAACCCCATGAAGCTCGACAAAACCGTCTACTCCCCCAACGACACGATGGTCATGACGATAACCAACAACGGAAACGCCAACTTCACGACGGGCTACGCCTTCAAGCTCTATAAACTGGAGAACGGAACGTGGAAGGAGGTTCCGGTGAACCTAATGTTCATAGAGATTGCTATCATAATAGAACCCGGGAAGAGCTGGGAGCAGAGGGTGAAGCTCTCCAGCCTGAACCTCAAGCCGGGCCATTACAAGATAGAGAAAACCGTAGTGGTTACCGAGCCGGTGAACAAGATGAGCATGGGGATTAAAGCGTGGGCTGAGTTCGACGTGAGGGGCTGA
- a CDS encoding ATP-binding protein: MFINRKTELSMLRERLGRGKAEFIVVYGRRRVGKTALLLEFLRQNGGVYLLARETSEAENLRRFSQRIAEHFNDGFLAKNPFQSWDAFFEYLSQKSKERLIVIIDEFPYLVKANPALPSIIQEYWDLKLSKSLIYLIICGSSVSMMERLLGYKSPLYGRRTAQLKVNPLGFFEARAFLPGYPIEDFVRAYGILGGTPAYLLEFDDSKSIEENLKSYFRPDSFLYGDARFVLMEELDEPRNYFAIMESLARGKTTLGEIMNGTGLERGTVGKYLSVLMDLGFVRREVPVTASRKSRKGRYYIADPYFAFWFRYVHTNEDLVETGQGDLLAELVMDDLNEYLGWVFEEVARQFLIELNKTGKLPFRFTKIGRWWRKGEEIDLVALNEREKQALFVETKWKDLSKREAMGVLKDLKRKAGLVELEGWEHYYGLVARGVEGKEGLREDGFVIWDLKDFERFVPSKGEF, from the coding sequence ATGTTCATCAACAGAAAGACAGAGCTTTCCATGCTCAGGGAAAGGCTCGGAAGAGGAAAGGCCGAGTTCATCGTTGTTTACGGCAGAAGGAGAGTTGGAAAAACGGCACTGCTTCTCGAATTCCTCAGACAAAACGGCGGGGTTTACCTCCTCGCAAGGGAGACAAGCGAGGCAGAAAACCTTAGGAGGTTCTCTCAGAGGATAGCCGAACACTTCAACGACGGTTTTCTCGCCAAAAACCCCTTTCAGAGCTGGGACGCCTTTTTTGAGTACCTCTCTCAAAAAAGCAAAGAAAGGCTGATAGTCATCATAGATGAATTTCCCTACCTTGTGAAGGCAAATCCTGCCCTACCCTCCATCATTCAGGAGTACTGGGACTTAAAGCTGAGCAAAAGCCTGATTTATCTCATCATCTGTGGCTCAAGTGTCTCGATGATGGAGAGGCTCCTCGGATACAAGAGCCCCCTCTATGGAAGGAGGACAGCACAGCTGAAGGTGAATCCGCTGGGCTTCTTCGAGGCGAGGGCTTTTCTGCCAGGGTACCCGATTGAGGACTTTGTAAGAGCTTATGGAATCCTCGGGGGAACACCGGCCTACCTGCTTGAGTTCGACGACTCAAAAAGCATCGAGGAGAATCTGAAAAGCTACTTCCGTCCAGACTCGTTCCTCTACGGCGACGCTCGCTTCGTCCTGATGGAGGAGCTCGACGAGCCAAGGAACTACTTTGCTATAATGGAATCTCTCGCGAGGGGAAAAACAACACTCGGCGAGATTATGAATGGGACTGGACTAGAGAGAGGAACCGTTGGAAAATACCTCAGTGTTCTGATGGACCTCGGCTTTGTGAGAAGGGAGGTTCCCGTCACAGCGAGTAGAAAGAGCAGGAAGGGGCGCTATTACATAGCCGATCCCTACTTCGCCTTCTGGTTCCGCTACGTTCATACCAACGAAGATTTGGTGGAAACGGGGCAGGGGGACCTTCTCGCTGAGCTTGTGATGGATGACCTGAACGAATACCTAGGATGGGTTTTTGAGGAGGTTGCGAGGCAGTTTTTAATCGAGCTGAACAAAACCGGAAAGCTTCCCTTTCGCTTCACGAAAATCGGACGATGGTGGAGGAAAGGGGAGGAGATTGATTTGGTGGCGCTGAATGAAAGGGAAAAACAGGCTCTCTTCGTAGAGACCAAATGGAAAGATTTGAGCAAGCGGGAGGCGATGGGAGTTTTGAAGGATTTGAAGAGGAAGGCCGGGCTCGTTGAGCTGGAAGGATGGGAGCACTATTATGGTCTCGTTGCCAGGGGCGTTGAGGGTAAGGAGGGGCTGAGAGAAGATGGCTTTGTAATCTGGGATCTGAAGGATTTTGAAAGGTTTGTCCCCTCTAAAGGCGAATTTTGA
- a CDS encoding DUF3783 domain-containing protein, whose protein sequence is MGGKVLLVGFLPDEVERLRGALSVPVFEVPEYCRDWVVSEIVEKAENLSGSSYWHLRKFVIMHGLDNETLKGTIRAVKSLNLGRVIFATTTETSLTWKLEDLLNELMAEDEYFRAMRWAREEAGKRRGPFLDIGKG, encoded by the coding sequence ATGGGTGGAAAGGTTCTGCTGGTGGGTTTCCTGCCCGATGAAGTCGAGAGACTGCGGGGGGCACTTTCGGTTCCGGTTTTTGAGGTTCCCGAGTACTGCAGGGACTGGGTGGTCAGTGAAATCGTTGAGAAGGCGGAGAATCTGAGCGGCTCAAGCTACTGGCACCTCAGAAAGTTTGTAATAATGCACGGCCTCGACAACGAGACGCTGAAGGGCACCATAAGAGCCGTTAAATCACTCAACCTCGGGAGGGTTATATTTGCGACCACGACGGAAACCTCGCTCACCTGGAAGCTCGAGGATCTGCTCAACGAGCTGATGGCAGAGGACGAGTACTTCAGGGCCATGCGCTGGGCCCGTGAGGAGGCCGGGAAGAGAAGGGGGCCCTTCCTTGACATCGGGAAGGGTTAA
- a CDS encoding TIGR02253 family HAD-type hydrolase: MIKVVFFDLDDTLVDTSRLAEMARKNAIENMIRHGLPVDFDTAYHELLELINEYGSNFGRHFDYLLRRLDLPNNPKWIAAGVIAYHNTKFAYLKSVRGARRLLLELKKSGYKLGIITDGDPIKQWEKIIRLEMDDYFDGVFISDYLGVKKPHRKIFQKALRKMGVEPGEAMMVGDRLYSDIYGAKQVGMKTAWFKYGKYADRELEYLEYADFTVEKLEDVLGIVRGLNLEEREERSDKEVHAD, from the coding sequence ATGATAAAGGTCGTGTTCTTTGACCTGGACGACACGCTCGTGGACACGAGCAGGCTGGCCGAGATGGCGAGAAAGAACGCGATAGAGAACATGATACGGCACGGTCTCCCCGTTGACTTTGATACCGCCTACCACGAGCTCCTTGAGCTGATAAACGAGTACGGAAGCAACTTCGGCAGGCACTTCGACTACCTCCTCAGGCGTCTCGACCTCCCAAACAACCCCAAATGGATAGCCGCTGGAGTTATAGCGTACCACAACACGAAGTTCGCCTACCTGAAGAGCGTCCGCGGTGCTAGACGGCTTCTCCTTGAGCTGAAGAAGTCCGGCTATAAGCTTGGCATAATAACCGATGGCGACCCGATAAAGCAGTGGGAGAAGATAATCCGCCTAGAGATGGACGACTACTTCGACGGCGTTTTCATCTCGGACTACCTCGGCGTTAAGAAGCCTCACAGAAAGATATTCCAGAAAGCCCTGAGGAAGATGGGCGTTGAACCCGGCGAAGCCATGATGGTGGGCGACAGGCTGTACTCTGACATTTACGGTGCCAAGCAGGTTGGCATGAAGACCGCCTGGTTCAAATACGGCAAGTACGCTGACAGGGAGTTGGAATACCTTGAATACGCGGACTTTACAGTGGAGAAGCTTGAGGACGTTCTGGGTATAGTCAGGGGGCTGAACCTTGAGGAGAGGGAAGAGCGTTCAGATAAGGAAGTTCATGCTGATTGA
- the glyA gene encoding serine hydroxymethyltransferase, with protein sequence MADGYRDYRDRVLNFVEEHEKWRSHTINLIASENITSPSVTRAVASGFMHKYAEGWPRQRYYQGCKYVDEVELIGVELFTKLFRSDFADLRPISGTNANQAAFFGLTNAGDKAIVLHTSHGGHISHMPFGAAGMRGLDVHTWPFDNEAFNIDVDKAEKLIRELEPKIVVFGGSLFPFPHPVKELAPVAKEVGAYVMYDAAHVLGLIAGKQFQDPLREGADIITASTHKTFPGPQGGVIIYKRFGETEEIARLQWAIFPGVLSNHHLHHMAGKVVTAAEMLEYGEKYAAQIVKNAKALAEAMAEEGFKVIGEDRGYTESHQVIVDVSDLHPAAGGWAAPLLEEAGIILNKNLLPWDPLEKVNEPSGLRIGVQEMTRVGMLEDDMKEIARFIRRVLIDKEDPKKVERDVFYFRQNFQKVYYSFDYGLPMKQ encoded by the coding sequence ATGGCCGATGGATACAGGGATTATCGTGACAGGGTTCTGAATTTTGTTGAGGAGCATGAAAAGTGGAGGAGCCACACCATAAACCTCATCGCAAGTGAGAACATAACTTCCCCAAGTGTCACCCGCGCCGTTGCGAGCGGGTTCATGCATAAGTACGCCGAGGGCTGGCCGAGACAGCGCTACTACCAGGGCTGCAAGTACGTTGATGAGGTTGAGCTCATCGGTGTCGAGCTGTTCACCAAGCTCTTCAGGAGTGATTTTGCCGATCTCAGACCGATTTCCGGAACCAACGCCAACCAGGCCGCTTTCTTTGGACTCACCAATGCCGGAGACAAGGCCATCGTTCTCCACACCAGCCACGGCGGACACATAAGCCACATGCCATTTGGAGCGGCCGGAATGAGGGGCCTTGACGTCCACACCTGGCCCTTCGACAACGAAGCCTTTAACATCGACGTTGACAAGGCCGAAAAGCTCATCCGCGAGCTTGAGCCCAAGATAGTCGTCTTCGGAGGTTCTCTCTTCCCGTTCCCACACCCGGTCAAGGAGCTCGCGCCGGTTGCGAAGGAAGTTGGCGCCTACGTGATGTACGATGCCGCCCACGTCCTCGGTCTCATCGCCGGAAAGCAGTTCCAGGACCCGCTTAGAGAAGGAGCGGACATAATCACCGCTTCGACCCACAAGACCTTCCCTGGACCGCAGGGCGGTGTTATAATCTACAAGCGCTTTGGCGAGACGGAAGAGATAGCGAGGCTTCAGTGGGCCATCTTCCCGGGCGTGCTGAGCAACCACCACCTCCACCACATGGCAGGAAAGGTCGTCACCGCTGCCGAGATGCTTGAGTACGGTGAGAAGTACGCGGCTCAGATCGTCAAGAACGCCAAAGCTTTGGCCGAAGCTATGGCCGAGGAGGGCTTCAAGGTCATCGGAGAGGACAGGGGCTACACCGAGAGCCACCAGGTCATCGTCGATGTCTCGGATCTCCACCCAGCTGCAGGTGGTTGGGCTGCGCCGCTCCTCGAGGAGGCCGGCATAATCCTCAACAAGAACCTCCTACCATGGGACCCGCTTGAGAAGGTCAATGAGCCAAGCGGTCTCAGAATAGGCGTCCAGGAGATGACCCGCGTCGGCATGCTTGAGGACGACATGAAGGAGATAGCGAGGTTCATCAGGCGCGTCCTCATCGACAAGGAGGACCCGAAGAAGGTCGAGCGCGACGTCTTCTACTTCAGGCAGAACTTCCAGAAGGTTTACTACTCCTTCGACTACGGACTTCCAATGAAGCAGTAA
- a CDS encoding RNA-guided endonuclease TnpB family protein, translating into MKRSVTVKLQPSKEQAKILSELADLGAKVWNRVNYLRRQQFFEDKIVDFNSTEKTAYEEFKREIGSATVQQICRKNAEAWRSFFSLLQKKRNGELPSWLKPKPPNYLKEEGKRKPLIVLRNDQYRIEGNRLILKGLGKFKKLEIQFKGRIHLNGKQGRLEITYDPVKRKWYAHISLTVDEKFEGGEWVKLPKTPKGNLSAGIDLGVNNLMAVYVENGESFLVNGRPLKSIDFYWRRRIAEYQSKLNKSGAKTSRKLKRMHEKAKLRAKHYINTAVKQTVKKLYELGVSRIVVGYPKGIARNSDKDKKQNFLLSCVWRFNTVIKRLREVAEEYGISVMVVNEAFTSKTCPVCGKPHEGARFVRGLFKCPATGLVFNADLVGAFNILGKVVKTITPSLEGLKAFKVRGNWPKTRPEGFEEPALKGSLMRTPQTSLPLS; encoded by the coding sequence ATGAAGCGTTCAGTAACGGTTAAACTCCAGCCGAGCAAGGAGCAAGCAAAAATCCTTTCCGAATTAGCCGACTTAGGAGCCAAAGTCTGGAACAGGGTAAATTATTTGAGAAGACAACAATTCTTCGAGGACAAAATCGTGGACTTCAATTCAACCGAGAAAACCGCTTATGAAGAATTCAAGCGAGAAATTGGTTCTGCCACAGTTCAACAGATCTGTCGGAAGAACGCTGAAGCCTGGCGTTCATTCTTCTCCCTCCTTCAGAAGAAACGGAACGGAGAACTTCCCTCATGGCTAAAACCAAAACCACCCAACTACCTCAAGGAAGAGGGGAAGAGAAAACCCTTAATCGTTTTGAGAAACGACCAGTACAGGATTGAGGGAAACAGGTTAATCCTCAAAGGCCTCGGCAAGTTCAAAAAACTCGAAATTCAATTCAAGGGAAGAATACACTTGAATGGCAAGCAAGGGCGCTTAGAAATCACTTACGACCCAGTTAAGAGGAAGTGGTACGCGCACATTAGCCTTACCGTTGATGAAAAATTTGAGGGCGGTGAATGGGTTAAGCTTCCAAAAACTCCAAAAGGAAACCTTTCAGCTGGAATTGACCTTGGAGTGAACAACTTAATGGCTGTCTATGTTGAAAATGGTGAAAGCTTCCTCGTGAATGGCAGGCCGTTGAAGAGTATCGATTTCTACTGGCGGAGGAGAATAGCGGAATACCAGTCCAAACTCAACAAGAGTGGGGCGAAAACGAGCAGGAAGCTCAAGAGAATGCACGAGAAGGCCAAACTTCGGGCAAAACACTACATCAACACTGCTGTGAAGCAAACGGTTAAAAAACTTTATGAACTCGGCGTTTCGAGGATTGTTGTCGGCTATCCTAAAGGCATAGCGAGGAACTCTGATAAGGATAAAAAGCAGAATTTCCTCCTCTCTTGCGTGTGGCGGTTCAATACGGTTATCAAACGTTTAAGAGAGGTTGCTGAAGAGTATGGTATTAGCGTTATGGTTGTCAATGAGGCGTTCACTTCGAAAACTTGTCCCGTTTGCGGGAAGCCTCACGAGGGGGCTCGTTTTGTTCGTGGTTTGTTTAAGTGTCCCGCAACGGGGCTTGTGTTTAACGCGGACTTGGTTGGAGCGTTTAACATTTTGGGGAAAGTAGTGAAAACGATAACCCCGAGCCTTGAAGGTTTGAAAGCCTTCAAGGTGAGGGGTAACTGGCCTAAGACCAGGCCAGAGGGGTTCGAAGAACCCGCTCTAAAGGGTTCTCTGATGAGAACCCCTCAAACCTCCTTGCCCTTGAGTTAG
- a CDS encoding phosphatase PAP2 family protein, producing MERVKFDTKFTALTAGVLIVLVLQATGLLHGINEWVNLKLPLVDTPLMNFLTAFGGDLFLIPVIGLSFYFDWRSGKVSPKTLAFVLSAIMGLAAVGALKFLFAEPRPIPYGSGIGAYAFPSGHTFRAAIIASYATDRWKKLAPLAWIYAVGIALTRLFLHVHWLGDVLFSLLFAPWLYLLLKSLLGGKFQ from the coding sequence ATGGAGAGAGTTAAGTTCGACACCAAGTTTACCGCGCTTACGGCCGGAGTTTTAATCGTTCTGGTTCTCCAGGCTACCGGTTTACTCCATGGGATAAACGAATGGGTCAATTTGAAGCTTCCCCTCGTGGATACGCCTCTGATGAACTTCCTGACGGCCTTTGGCGGCGACCTCTTTTTGATCCCGGTCATCGGTCTTTCCTTCTACTTTGACTGGAGGAGCGGGAAGGTCTCACCTAAAACGCTCGCATTCGTACTGTCCGCCATCATGGGGCTCGCTGCCGTCGGCGCGCTCAAGTTCCTCTTCGCCGAACCGAGGCCTATTCCCTATGGTTCGGGGATAGGTGCCTACGCCTTTCCCTCGGGCCACACCTTCAGGGCTGCCATAATAGCGAGCTATGCCACGGACAGGTGGAAGAAGCTCGCCCCGCTCGCCTGGATATATGCAGTCGGAATAGCCCTCACAAGGCTTTTCCTGCACGTCCATTGGTTGGGCGATGTTCTCTTCAGCCTTCTCTTCGCTCCCTGGCTCTACCTCCTGCTTAAATCACTCCTCGGAGGGAAGTTCCAATGA
- a CDS encoding transcription factor S, producing MKFCPKCGNLMLPDRKRKVWVCRSCGYEEPFDEQKDREKTVIKQKVEHKPDEGIIVVEQDLKTLPTTKVTCPKCGNDTAYWWELQTRAGDEPSTIFYKCTKCGHVWRSYE from the coding sequence ATGAAGTTCTGTCCAAAGTGCGGTAACCTCATGCTTCCAGACAGGAAACGGAAGGTTTGGGTCTGCCGCTCATGTGGCTATGAGGAGCCCTTTGACGAGCAGAAGGACAGGGAGAAGACCGTCATAAAGCAGAAGGTCGAACACAAGCCGGACGAGGGGATCATCGTCGTTGAGCAGGATTTAAAAACGCTACCGACCACTAAGGTCACCTGCCCGAAGTGCGGCAACGATACAGCTTACTGGTGGGAGCTCCAGACGAGGGCCGGCGACGAGCCGAGCACGATATTCTACAAGTGCACCAAGTGCGGCCATGTCTGGAGGTCTTACGAGTGA
- the cobB gene encoding NAD-dependent protein deacetylase, which yields MIEEAAKLLARSRFAIAFTGAGISAESGVPTFRGFNGLWKKHRPEELATPEAFRKDPYLVWEFYRWRMDLIRKAKPNRAHYALAELERMGILKAVITQNVDDLHREAGTKNLIELHGNIFRVRCTSCGYRENLKESGRLGEFLGGRDLPKCPECGSLLRPDVVWFGEPLPRKALDEAFRLAERADLVLVIGTSGVVYPAAYVPQIVKETGGKVIEINPEESGITPIADVFLRCPAGEAMEKLMIRIKGLI from the coding sequence ATGATAGAGGAGGCTGCCAAACTCCTGGCCCGTTCGAGGTTCGCCATAGCGTTCACCGGTGCTGGAATAAGCGCCGAGAGCGGTGTTCCTACATTCAGAGGATTCAACGGGCTGTGGAAGAAGCACAGGCCAGAGGAGCTCGCGACTCCAGAGGCTTTTCGGAAGGACCCATACCTCGTCTGGGAGTTTTATCGATGGAGGATGGACCTAATACGGAAGGCCAAGCCAAACAGGGCACACTACGCCCTGGCGGAGCTTGAGCGCATGGGTATTCTGAAGGCAGTTATAACCCAGAACGTTGACGACCTCCACCGCGAAGCGGGGACGAAAAACCTCATCGAGCTCCACGGCAACATATTCCGCGTTAGGTGCACCTCCTGCGGCTATAGGGAAAACCTCAAGGAGAGTGGCCGACTTGGGGAATTTCTTGGGGGCAGGGATCTTCCCAAGTGCCCGGAATGCGGCTCGCTTCTCCGTCCCGATGTCGTCTGGTTCGGCGAACCCCTGCCAAGAAAAGCCCTCGACGAGGCCTTCCGGCTCGCGGAGAGGGCCGACCTCGTTCTAGTCATAGGGACGAGCGGTGTGGTTTACCCTGCCGCGTACGTTCCGCAGATAGTCAAGGAAACGGGCGGAAAGGTTATCGAAATCAACCCAGAGGAGAGCGGGATAACGCCGATTGCTGATGTTTTCCTTCGCTGTCCCGCAGGGGAGGCCATGGAGAAGCTGATGATAAGGATTAAGGGGCTGATATGA